The following proteins come from a genomic window of Halomarina ordinaria:
- a CDS encoding TrkH family potassium uptake protein: protein MVARRRRLRVRWRTSLGLVGIVLRYLSVTLVVPLLVALYYGEDVLVFAVTIVVTVAVGTLLERLDPDPDLGPREGLLMVALTWLAVAGIGTLPYLLAGMGTESTLRYPTNALFESMSGFTTTGATVMGDISFDSHSHALLLWRQLTQWLGGMGIVVLAVAILPELSVGGAQLMDAEAPGPSLEKLTPRIAETARVLWLAYLGLTVLEIVLLYALHRGGLAPNMDFYNAVSHGLTTMPTGGFSPEARSIEAFSAAVQWVIVPFMVAAGVNFALVWRVVTGSPERLVRDSEFRTYLGLLGVLSALGALLLFTGDGLATDSALVGGEYLADLREAVVGDAERSLRDAVFQFVSLMTTTGYASTDFNAWSESTKYLLLVAMFVGGSAGSTGGAIKVVRWLVIVKALRRELFTTAHPEAVRPVRLGGRVVDERAVRGIFAFTLLYFVLFVVGVGVLLVDANRFEYTLSAFEAMSAVAATLGNVGPGFGSVGPMGSYLGFSGFSKLFMVFLMWIGRLEIIPVLVLLTGGYWRS from the coding sequence GTGGTCGCGCGGAGGCGGCGTCTGCGCGTCCGGTGGCGGACGAGCCTCGGACTCGTCGGCATCGTCCTCCGGTACCTCTCGGTGACGCTCGTGGTCCCCCTGCTCGTCGCGCTCTACTACGGCGAGGACGTACTCGTCTTCGCCGTCACCATCGTCGTCACCGTCGCGGTCGGGACGCTCCTCGAACGACTCGACCCCGACCCGGACCTCGGGCCCCGCGAGGGGTTGCTCATGGTGGCGCTGACGTGGCTGGCGGTCGCCGGTATCGGGACGCTCCCCTACCTGCTCGCGGGGATGGGGACGGAGTCGACGCTGCGCTACCCGACGAACGCGCTGTTCGAGTCGATGAGCGGCTTCACGACCACGGGCGCGACGGTGATGGGCGACATCTCCTTCGACAGCCACTCGCACGCGCTGTTGCTGTGGCGGCAACTCACCCAGTGGCTCGGCGGCATGGGCATCGTCGTCCTCGCCGTCGCCATCCTCCCCGAACTGTCGGTGGGGGGCGCGCAGTTGATGGACGCGGAGGCACCGGGACCGAGCCTCGAGAAGCTCACCCCGCGCATCGCCGAGACCGCGCGGGTGCTCTGGCTCGCCTACCTCGGGTTGACGGTCCTCGAAATCGTCCTGCTGTACGCGCTGCACCGCGGCGGCCTCGCGCCGAACATGGACTTCTACAACGCCGTCTCTCACGGATTGACGACGATGCCGACCGGCGGCTTCTCCCCGGAGGCGCGCTCCATCGAGGCGTTCTCGGCGGCCGTCCAGTGGGTCATCGTCCCGTTCATGGTCGCGGCGGGGGTGAACTTCGCGCTCGTCTGGCGGGTGGTCACCGGGTCACCCGAGCGCCTCGTGCGCGACTCCGAGTTCCGGACGTACCTCGGGCTCCTCGGCGTCCTCAGCGCGCTCGGCGCGCTCCTGCTGTTCACGGGCGACGGCCTCGCCACCGACAGCGCGCTCGTCGGCGGGGAGTACCTCGCGGACCTCCGCGAGGCCGTCGTCGGCGACGCCGAGCGCTCGCTGCGCGACGCAGTCTTCCAGTTCGTCTCGCTCATGACGACGACCGGGTACGCGAGCACCGACTTCAACGCCTGGAGCGAGTCGACGAAGTACCTGCTGCTCGTGGCGATGTTCGTCGGCGGCTCCGCCGGGTCCACTGGTGGGGCGATAAAGGTGGTCCGATGGCTGGTCATCGTGAAGGCCCTCCGCCGGGAACTGTTCACGACGGCGCACCCGGAGGCGGTCCGTCCCGTCCGCCTCGGGGGACGGGTCGTCGACGAGCGTGCCGTCCGCGGCATCTTCGCGTTCACGCTGCTCTACTTCGTCCTCTTCGTCGTCGGCGTCGGCGTCCTGCTCGTCGACGCCAACCGCTTCGAGTACACCCTCTCGGCGTTCGAGGCGATGAGCGCCGTCGCCGCGACGCTCGGCAACGTCGGCCCCGGCTTCGGGTCGGTCGGCCCGATGGGGAGTTACCTCGGCTTCTCCGGGTTCTCCAAACTGTTCATGGTGTTCCTGATGTGGATCGGACGGCTCGAGATCATCCCCGTGCTGGTGTTGCTGACGGGGGGCTACTGGCGCTCGTAG
- a CDS encoding TrkH family potassium uptake protein, which translates to MIRVRWRTSVSYLGTVLKGLTVPLLVSALVSLAYGESVVPLGATAALSLLVGVTLERLERDGLGPRETFLMVALTWLSIALLGALPFFLAGTGVFADPVNALFEGMSGITTTGATVINDFEAHPRGVLFWRQLLQWLGGLGILILAVALLSQLSVGGARLMETESQTTDLTKLAPRITETARLLGGLYAALTAAMTLILLALYAVGAAPGMTPYNAVSHALTTVSTAGFSPEAQSVGAFSPVVQWVVVAFMFVGATNFVLLYYLVRGDPTRLRKSEEFRFYLAVVAGATLLTAGFLALDGTFPGTEETVRHATFQVVSIVTTTGYASTDFNTWSVGARHVLFLGMFMGGMAGSTTCSIKTFRWLVVLKSFRRDLLTAIHPDAIRPVRLGSSVVDEETIRDVYAYVLLSVVIFVALTVFIVVDVGRAGVRMGEFDVMSAAASTFLNIGPAFGPAGPYGSYDVFPTTTKLAMVVLMWVGRIEIIPVLVLFTPRFWRE; encoded by the coding sequence ATGATACGGGTCCGGTGGCGGACGAGCGTGAGCTACCTGGGAACGGTGCTGAAGGGGCTCACGGTCCCGCTGCTGGTGTCGGCGCTCGTCTCGCTCGCCTACGGCGAGTCGGTCGTCCCGCTCGGCGCGACGGCGGCGCTCTCGCTCCTCGTCGGCGTGACGCTCGAACGCCTCGAACGCGACGGGCTCGGCCCCCGGGAGACGTTCCTGATGGTCGCGCTCACCTGGCTCTCCATCGCCCTGCTCGGCGCGCTCCCGTTCTTCCTCGCCGGGACCGGCGTCTTCGCCGACCCGGTCAACGCGCTGTTCGAGGGGATGAGCGGCATCACCACCACGGGCGCGACGGTCATCAACGACTTCGAGGCTCACCCGCGGGGCGTGCTGTTCTGGCGGCAGCTGCTGCAGTGGCTCGGCGGCCTCGGCATCCTCATCCTCGCCGTGGCGCTGCTCTCGCAGCTCTCCGTCGGTGGCGCGCGCCTCATGGAGACCGAGAGCCAGACCACCGACCTGACGAAGCTCGCGCCGCGTATCACGGAGACGGCGCGCCTGCTCGGCGGCCTCTACGCCGCCCTCACCGCGGCGATGACGCTCATCCTGCTCGCGCTGTACGCCGTCGGCGCCGCCCCCGGGATGACGCCGTACAACGCCGTCTCCCACGCGCTGACGACCGTCTCGACGGCGGGGTTCTCCCCGGAGGCCCAGAGCGTCGGGGCGTTCTCGCCGGTCGTCCAGTGGGTCGTCGTCGCGTTCATGTTCGTGGGCGCGACGAACTTCGTCCTGCTCTACTACCTCGTCCGGGGCGACCCGACGCGCCTGCGAAAGAGCGAGGAGTTCCGCTTCTACCTCGCGGTCGTCGCCGGGGCGACGCTGCTCACCGCGGGCTTCCTCGCCCTCGACGGGACCTTCCCCGGGACCGAGGAGACCGTCCGCCACGCGACCTTCCAGGTCGTCTCCATCGTCACGACGACCGGCTACGCCTCGACGGACTTCAACACCTGGTCGGTCGGCGCGCGCCACGTCCTCTTCCTCGGGATGTTTATGGGGGGGATGGCGGGCAGTACCACCTGCTCGATAAAGACGTTCCGCTGGCTGGTCGTCCTGAAGTCCTTTCGACGGGACCTCCTCACCGCGATTCACCCCGACGCGATTCGGCCCGTCCGCCTCGGCTCGTCGGTAGTCGACGAGGAGACCATCCGCGACGTCTACGCCTACGTCCTGCTCAGCGTCGTCATCTTCGTCGCGCTCACCGTCTTCATCGTCGTCGACGTGGGCCGCGCGGGCGTCCGGATGGGCGAGTTCGACGTGATGAGCGCCGCCGCCTCCACGTTCCTCAACATCGGGCCGGCGTTCGGCCCCGCCGGCCCCTACGGCTCCTACGACGTCTTTCCCACCACGACGAAACTGGCGATGGTCGTCCTGATGTGGGTCGGTCGCATCGAGATCATCCCCGTCCTCGTGCTGTTCACGCCGCGGTTCTGGCGGGAGTAG
- a CDS encoding amino acid permease, giving the protein MSDEELAKDLGPLAALTIGVGTMVGAGIFILPGTAVAEVGPLAAVAFVLGGAIAILTAFSASELGTAMPKSGGAYYYVNHALGPLFGSIAGWGNWMGLAFASAFYMFGFGQYIQSMLDAYLGVAVPTLDLVVVSLTGSKLIALAGAALFIFVNYAGAKETGRLQNVIVITLVGILAVFTLFGLLNADVSSLRPVAPYGYTPLLPVTGLIFVSYLGFVQITSVAEEIQDPGRNLPRAVLGSVVIVTFIYALVLVTVLAAVDNSVVANNDTAVVDVARILIGPLGAAAMLFGGLLATASSANASILASSRINFAMGRDRLVTPELNNIHPRYGTPYRSIALTGAFILVFIAFGNLELLSTAGSVLHLVIYGLLNVALVVMRQANPADYDPDYRVPLYPAIPVAGAVISFALIAFFSVTIVLLCLAFVAFAVLWYLFYARSRTEKEGVLSRYVLSKPETFPDRAVSAAATVQPQPDGGSYRVMVPLANPRTESDLITLASTVAKVRGGTVDAVHIVQLPDQTPLTAASDQMDAIDATSQDLLDRARTDAETFGVPVETSTIVSHRGFEEIFDAAKNHEADLVVMGWGRDTHGSPGRAEGAIDELTSNLPCDFLVLKDRGFDPERILVPTAGGPDSELSAAIAGLLRREYDSEITLLHVNDDEAAGRAFLEEWAAENGLPDATLRVETGDVEDAIGRAAEDATMMIIGATERGLLKRLVTGSLVLDVVDEVDCSVLLAEQKRDRGLRERLFG; this is encoded by the coding sequence GTGAGCGACGAGGAACTCGCCAAGGACCTCGGCCCGCTCGCCGCACTCACCATCGGGGTGGGGACGATGGTCGGCGCCGGCATCTTCATCCTGCCGGGGACCGCCGTGGCGGAGGTCGGGCCGCTCGCGGCCGTCGCGTTCGTCCTCGGCGGCGCCATCGCCATCCTGACGGCGTTCTCGGCCAGCGAACTCGGCACCGCGATGCCGAAGTCCGGCGGCGCGTACTACTACGTCAACCACGCCCTCGGGCCGCTGTTCGGCTCCATCGCCGGCTGGGGTAACTGGATGGGCCTCGCCTTCGCGAGCGCCTTCTACATGTTCGGCTTCGGCCAGTACATCCAGTCGATGCTCGACGCCTACCTCGGCGTCGCGGTGCCGACCCTCGACCTCGTGGTCGTCTCGCTGACAGGTTCGAAACTCATCGCGCTGGCCGGCGCGGCGCTGTTCATCTTCGTGAACTACGCCGGCGCGAAGGAGACGGGCCGGTTGCAGAACGTCATCGTCATCACGCTCGTCGGCATCCTCGCGGTGTTCACCCTCTTCGGCCTGCTGAACGCCGACGTCTCCTCGCTGCGCCCCGTCGCCCCCTACGGCTACACCCCGCTGCTCCCGGTAACGGGGCTCATCTTCGTCTCGTACCTCGGGTTCGTCCAGATCACCTCCGTCGCCGAGGAGATACAGGACCCCGGGCGGAACCTCCCGCGCGCGGTCCTCGGCAGCGTCGTCATCGTGACGTTCATCTACGCGCTCGTGCTGGTGACGGTCCTCGCGGCCGTCGACAACAGCGTCGTCGCGAACAACGACACCGCCGTCGTCGACGTCGCGCGCATCCTCATCGGGCCGCTGGGAGCGGCGGCGATGCTGTTCGGGGGGTTGCTCGCGACGGCCTCCTCGGCGAACGCCTCCATCCTCGCCTCCTCGCGCATCAACTTCGCGATGGGACGGGACCGCCTCGTCACGCCCGAACTGAACAACATCCACCCGCGCTACGGGACGCCGTATCGCTCCATCGCACTCACCGGCGCGTTCATCCTCGTGTTCATCGCCTTCGGTAACCTCGAACTCCTCTCGACGGCCGGGAGCGTCCTCCACCTCGTCATCTACGGGCTGTTGAACGTCGCGCTCGTCGTGATGCGCCAGGCGAACCCGGCGGACTACGACCCCGACTACCGCGTCCCGCTCTACCCCGCCATCCCGGTCGCGGGCGCCGTCATCTCGTTCGCGCTCATCGCGTTCTTCTCGGTGACCATCGTCCTGCTCTGTCTGGCGTTCGTGGCGTTCGCCGTCCTCTGGTACCTGTTCTACGCCCGCTCGCGGACGGAGAAGGAGGGGGTGCTCTCGCGGTACGTCCTCTCGAAGCCGGAGACGTTCCCCGACCGCGCGGTGTCGGCGGCCGCGACCGTCCAGCCCCAGCCGGACGGCGGGAGCTACCGGGTGATGGTCCCCCTCGCCAACCCCCGGACGGAGAGCGACCTCATCACGCTCGCGAGCACCGTCGCGAAGGTGCGCGGGGGGACCGTCGACGCCGTCCACATCGTCCAGTTGCCCGACCAGACGCCGCTGACGGCGGCCTCCGACCAGATGGACGCCATCGACGCCACGTCACAGGACCTGCTCGACCGCGCCCGGACCGACGCCGAGACGTTCGGCGTCCCCGTCGAGACGAGTACCATCGTCTCGCACCGCGGGTTCGAGGAGATATTCGACGCGGCAAAGAACCACGAGGCCGACCTCGTCGTGATGGGGTGGGGCCGCGACACCCACGGGTCGCCCGGCCGCGCCGAGGGCGCCATCGACGAACTCACGTCGAACCTCCCGTGTGACTTCCTCGTGCTGAAGGACCGCGGGTTCGACCCCGAGCGCATCCTCGTCCCGACGGCCGGCGGGCCCGACTCCGAACTCAGCGCCGCCATCGCGGGCCTCCTGCGCCGGGAGTACGACAGCGAAATCACCCTGCTGCACGTCAACGACGACGAGGCCGCGGGTCGGGCGTTCCTCGAGGAGTGGGCGGCCGAGAACGGCCTCCCCGACGCGACGCTCCGCGTGGAGACCGGCGACGTCGAGGACGCCATCGGCCGCGCCGCCGAGGACGCGACGATGATGATCATCGGCGCGACCGAGCGCGGTCTGCTCAAGCGTCTCGTCACGGGGTCGCTCGTCCTCGACGTGGTCGACGAGGTGGACTGTTCGGTCCTGCTTGCCGAACAGAAGCGCGACCGCGGCCTGCGCGAACGCCTGTTCGGCTGA
- a CDS encoding iron transporter encodes MRRRDVLRTLAGGASLALAGCLGGFGTQSAWRDPPLVEDRPDAVYVPAVTESMGMYGRTSAGPYGLALLYSYPHRFWNVTNRDREKVVVTNDDAVHLMVAVWDEASGRVLPTGSDVSVRVDRDGSTVTQEVLYPMLSQQMGFHYGDNFPLDGEGDYTARVTVGRPGVERTGAFERRLEGVHSGEFAFTFDTDQVYGLELDRTGDRAGERDAIPPMKMDVGMGGATGQHNGSNGSDADHGGMDHDGMDRDDGANGSAGTGMDGGHSMGVVPPVETLPGTHVGRTTTGDAVLDLLAVERDGGETLVVVARTPYNEFVLPSMSLSATVRRGGETAFDDRLVETLSPDLGSHYAAPVDALADGDEVTLRVAVPPQVARHDGYETAFFEMPERTVTVER; translated from the coding sequence ATGCGACGGCGCGACGTACTCCGAACGCTCGCAGGTGGAGCCTCCCTCGCGCTCGCGGGCTGTCTCGGCGGGTTCGGGACCCAGTCGGCGTGGCGCGACCCCCCGCTCGTAGAGGACCGACCGGACGCCGTCTACGTCCCCGCGGTGACCGAGTCGATGGGTATGTACGGTCGGACCAGCGCCGGCCCCTACGGTCTCGCCCTGCTGTACTCCTACCCCCACCGGTTCTGGAACGTCACCAACCGCGACCGCGAGAAGGTCGTCGTGACGAACGACGACGCCGTCCACCTGATGGTGGCCGTCTGGGACGAGGCGTCGGGCCGGGTCCTCCCGACGGGTTCGGACGTCTCGGTCCGCGTCGACCGTGACGGCTCGACCGTCACCCAGGAGGTGCTCTACCCGATGCTCTCCCAGCAGATGGGGTTCCACTACGGGGACAACTTCCCGCTCGACGGCGAGGGCGACTACACGGCGAGGGTGACCGTCGGACGCCCCGGCGTCGAGCGCACCGGTGCCTTCGAGCGCCGCCTCGAGGGCGTCCACTCGGGCGAGTTCGCGTTCACCTTCGACACCGACCAGGTGTACGGCCTCGAACTGGACCGGACCGGCGACCGGGCGGGCGAGCGCGACGCGATTCCCCCCATGAAGATGGACGTGGGGATGGGCGGCGCGACGGGCCAGCACAACGGGTCGAACGGGAGCGACGCGGACCACGGCGGCATGGACCACGACGGCATGGACCGCGACGACGGGGCCAACGGGAGCGCGGGGACGGGGATGGACGGCGGCCACTCGATGGGCGTCGTCCCGCCCGTCGAGACCCTCCCGGGGACGCACGTGGGCCGGACGACGACGGGTGACGCCGTCCTCGACCTGCTCGCGGTCGAACGCGACGGGGGGGAGACGCTCGTCGTCGTCGCCCGCACGCCGTACAACGAGTTCGTCCTCCCCTCGATGTCGCTGTCGGCGACGGTCCGGCGCGGCGGGGAGACGGCCTTCGACGACCGGCTGGTCGAGACCCTCTCGCCGGACCTCGGCTCGCACTACGCTGCCCCCGTCGACGCGCTGGCCGACGGCGACGAGGTGACCCTCCGGGTGGCGGTCCCCCCACAGGTCGCCCGCCACGACGGCTACGAGACCGCCTTCTTCGAGATGCCCGAGCGGACCGTCACTGTCGAGCGATAG
- the trkA gene encoding Trk system potassium transporter TrkA gives MRVIVIGAGEVGSSIADNLSGSHEVVVIDIDTERAESLTYELDVLSLAGDGTDIDVLEEAGVESADIVIASTDDDETNVVACGTAKAVSDAFTIARVKRPKYLRTWQRSEQAFNVDFMICTDLLTANAIVGVIGFPTAQDVDMFASGAVQMTEFKIPGDSPVANQTVAEADCFEELTFAAIIREDDIVIPTGQTRIEPGDEVVVIGNPESARAFSAAIAPRRNGPKDIVIVGGSEIGYQVARLLEERGFSPRLIERDADRARWIAEHLDDTLVLESDATDRDFLARERVGEADALVAALENDQQNLLATLLAKRIGTDRAVAVVDTADFADLFEAVGVDVAISPREVTAEEIIRFTHSQRTENVSMIEGDRAEVIEVEVDADSVLAGERISDAAARLPNVVFGAITRNGEFITPRGDTVVEPGDHVILFAETETVEEVADLV, from the coding sequence ATGCGCGTAATCGTCATCGGTGCCGGCGAGGTCGGGTCGAGCATCGCCGACAACCTCAGCGGCAGCCACGAGGTGGTCGTCATCGACATCGACACCGAGCGTGCCGAGTCGCTCACCTACGAACTCGACGTGCTCTCGCTCGCCGGCGACGGGACCGACATCGACGTCCTCGAGGAGGCGGGCGTCGAGTCGGCAGACATCGTCATCGCCAGCACCGACGACGACGAGACGAACGTCGTCGCCTGCGGGACGGCCAAGGCCGTGAGCGACGCGTTCACCATCGCCCGGGTGAAGCGCCCCAAGTACCTCCGCACCTGGCAGCGCTCCGAGCAGGCGTTCAACGTCGACTTCATGATCTGTACGGACCTGCTCACCGCCAACGCCATCGTCGGGGTCATCGGCTTCCCGACCGCCCAGGACGTCGACATGTTCGCGAGCGGGGCGGTGCAGATGACGGAGTTCAAGATACCCGGCGACAGCCCCGTGGCGAACCAGACCGTCGCGGAGGCCGACTGCTTCGAGGAACTCACCTTCGCGGCCATCATCCGCGAGGACGACATCGTCATCCCGACCGGGCAGACCCGTATCGAACCGGGCGACGAGGTGGTCGTCATCGGCAACCCCGAGAGCGCCCGCGCGTTCAGCGCGGCCATCGCACCCCGCAGGAACGGCCCGAAGGACATCGTCATCGTCGGCGGGAGCGAAATCGGCTACCAGGTCGCCCGCCTCCTCGAGGAGCGGGGGTTCAGTCCCCGCCTCATCGAGCGCGACGCCGACCGCGCGCGCTGGATCGCGGAACACCTGGACGACACCCTCGTCCTCGAGAGCGACGCGACCGACCGGGACTTCCTCGCCAGAGAGCGCGTCGGCGAGGCAGACGCGCTCGTCGCGGCGCTGGAGAACGACCAGCAGAACCTGCTCGCGACCCTGCTCGCGAAGCGCATCGGTACCGACCGGGCGGTGGCCGTCGTCGACACGGCCGACTTCGCCGACCTCTTCGAGGCCGTCGGCGTCGACGTCGCCATCAGCCCCCGGGAGGTGACCGCGGAGGAGATCATCCGGTTCACCCACTCCCAGCGCACGGAGAACGTCTCGATGATAGAGGGCGACCGCGCCGAGGTCATCGAGGTCGAGGTGGACGCCGACAGCGTCCTCGCCGGCGAGCGCATCAGCGACGCGGCCGCCCGCCTCCCGAACGTCGTCTTCGGCGCCATCACCCGGAACGGCGAGTTCATCACCCCGCGCGGTGACACGGTCGTCGAACCCGGCGACCACGTCATCCTCTTCGCCGAGACGGAGACGGTCGAAGAGGTCGCCGACCTCGTATGA
- a CDS encoding universal stress protein: MTSLLDHVLVPVANEDDARETARALAPYDPDSVTVVHVVEKGEGVPDKTPVEQSEQLAADAYAAFRETFPDANTETRYARDVVEEVFAAAADLDASVVAFRPREDGLLARLFSGDRTRKLVTEGDRPVVALPSREADDA; this comes from the coding sequence GTGACGTCCCTCCTCGACCACGTCCTCGTCCCCGTCGCGAACGAGGACGACGCCCGGGAGACCGCCCGGGCGCTCGCCCCCTACGACCCCGACTCGGTCACCGTCGTCCACGTCGTCGAGAAGGGCGAGGGCGTCCCAGACAAGACGCCCGTCGAACAGAGCGAACAGCTCGCCGCCGACGCCTACGCCGCCTTCCGCGAGACGTTCCCCGACGCGAACACCGAGACGCGCTACGCGCGCGACGTCGTCGAGGAGGTGTTCGCGGCCGCCGCCGACCTCGACGCCAGCGTCGTCGCCTTCCGCCCCCGGGAGGACGGCCTGCTCGCCCGTCTGTTCTCCGGTGACCGCACGCGCAAACTCGTCACCGAGGGCGACCGTCCCGTCGTCGCCCTCCCCTCACGTGAAGCCGACGATGCGTAA